One region of Dysidea avara chromosome 1, odDysAvar1.4, whole genome shotgun sequence genomic DNA includes:
- the LOC136261619 gene encoding uncharacterized protein codes for MEEYFGQLPALVVTAQETGHLHQHLEQLHASTPRSTPGLHSHGISDNDPISDSGDIDVSQAIKDLQERQKKLQSSSARIEEMLKQQMKEKGNPAGIKLINVLRELSTLVRDVYKKMVDEEECEWNYAVSFDDQSNKDVNSSITRNVKAVAQDSQYDVSLIKRAARTYFKSRKSSHQRVQRGKQQSTSKAARRHQRKHNKAHARLKALNLSKSIDAERKRGNKSRSYSGFYVIG; via the exons ATGGAGGAATATTTCGGCCAACTACCAGCACTAGTAGTAACTGCACAAGAAACGGGACACCTCCATCAACATCTCGAGCAACTACATGCATCCACACCAAGATCCACACCTGGTCTTCACTCTCATGGAATAAGTGATAACGATCCAATTTCAGACTCAGG GGATATTGATGTTTCACAGGCAATAAAAGATCTCCAAGAACGGCAAAAAAAGCTGCAATCGTCATCAGCTAGAATTGAAGAGATGTTAAAGCAGCAGATGAAGGAAAAAGGGAATCCTGCTGGTATTAAGCTCATAAATGTGCTCCGAGAACTTAGT ACTCTTGTTCGAGATGTATATAAGAAAATGGTGGACGAAGAAGAATGTGAATGGAATTATGCAGTCAG CTTTGATGATCAGTCCAATAAGGATGTAAACAGCTCAATAACCCGCAATGTCAAGGCAGTTGCTCAGGATTCTCAGTATGATGTTTCGTTAATAAAAC GTGCTGCTAGGACATATTTTAAGTCACGAAAGAGTTCCCATCAAAGGGTACAAAGGGGCAAACAGCAATCTACATCTAAAGCTGCCCGCAGGCATCAAAGAAAACATAAT AAAGCACATGCAAGGCTGAAGGCTTTAAATCTGTCAAAGTCGATAGATGCTGAAAGAAAAAGAGGAAATAAGAGCCGTTCTTACAGTGGATTTTATGTCATCGGATGA